A single Thermoleophilia bacterium DNA region contains:
- a CDS encoding PRC-barrel domain-containing protein: MTDAVNRETVDADESTIGERSLPPIDVRRWQGEWVFDETGEVVGRIADVLVDAETKPRWLVLSFGAFLHEDRIIPVFDIRRGTHGFILSYAKDLVHRAPVVSVESMSDDEERRLYSYWCSAQSTEMPRACTLLSRAA; encoded by the coding sequence ATGACAGACGCAGTGAATAGAGAGACCGTCGACGCCGACGAGTCCACAATTGGAGAGCGCTCCCTGCCGCCAATCGACGTCCGCCGCTGGCAGGGAGAGTGGGTCTTCGACGAAACCGGTGAGGTCGTTGGCCGCATCGCCGATGTGCTCGTCGACGCCGAAACCAAGCCCCGATGGCTGGTCTTGAGTTTCGGGGCGTTTCTCCACGAAGACCGCATCATCCCGGTCTTCGACATCAGGAGGGGCACGCACGGCTTCATCCTGTCTTACGCAAAGGACCTGGTTCATCGGGCGCCCGTAGTGAGTGTCGAGAGCATGTCCGACGACGAAGAGCGGCGGCTCTACTCATACTGGTGCTCCGCTCAGTCGACTGAGATGCCGCGCGCGTGCACCTTGCTCTCCCGCGCTGCCTGA
- a CDS encoding acetyl-CoA carboxylase carboxyltransferase subunit beta, translating to MNVIVEIERRGPEPPKPEWECPSCHEGASPAALRANLMVCPHCGLHLRIGVRDRIRQLADERSFREQWTAVTPLDPLDFVDIETYPERLRAAQAKTGLSEALVAGTARIEGVRCVLAVMDFGFMGGSMGSVVGERFWRGASMAAGNGLPLVAVCSSGGARMQEGILSLMQMAKTTCAVDLLNEARCPYISVLVDPCTGGVLASFASLADICVAEPGALLSFSGPRVIAETTREALPADFGSAERTLTLGHLDAVVPRGELRTKLAAYMRLLGGGDGYDRGQRGRSRTRGASGLAQAALGRARTLAAHAWHPLVGGDRQASGPPEDAEK from the coding sequence ATGAACGTCATCGTGGAGATAGAGCGCCGTGGTCCGGAACCGCCGAAGCCGGAGTGGGAGTGCCCCTCATGTCACGAAGGCGCCAGTCCTGCTGCTCTGCGCGCCAACCTCATGGTGTGTCCGCACTGTGGACTGCACTTGCGGATCGGCGTGCGCGATCGCATCAGACAGCTCGCGGATGAGCGCTCCTTTCGCGAGCAGTGGACGGCGGTGACGCCGCTCGATCCACTGGACTTCGTCGATATCGAGACGTATCCGGAGCGCCTGCGTGCCGCGCAAGCGAAGACTGGCCTTTCGGAGGCTCTTGTTGCGGGAACGGCGCGCATAGAAGGTGTGCGCTGCGTGCTCGCTGTCATGGACTTTGGGTTCATGGGCGGAAGCATGGGCAGCGTAGTTGGTGAGCGCTTCTGGCGCGGGGCCAGCATGGCGGCGGGGAACGGTCTGCCATTGGTGGCCGTCTGTAGCTCGGGCGGCGCACGCATGCAAGAGGGCATTCTCAGTCTGATGCAGATGGCGAAGACCACCTGTGCAGTCGACCTCTTGAATGAGGCCCGGTGTCCTTACATCTCCGTGCTGGTCGACCCCTGTACGGGTGGCGTACTGGCGAGTTTCGCCAGTCTCGCCGACATCTGCGTCGCAGAACCTGGCGCGCTTCTTAGCTTCTCCGGACCGCGTGTGATCGCGGAGACGACCCGAGAGGCGTTGCCCGCCGACTTCGGCAGCGCGGAGCGAACGCTGACCTTGGGCCATCTCGATGCGGTTGTGCCTCGAGGCGAGTTGCGCACCAAACTGGCCGCATACATGCGTCTGCTGGGAGGGGGTGACGGATATGACAGAGGACAAAGGGGGCGATCGCGAACGCGAGGCGCGAGCGGGTTGGCTCAAGCAGCGCTTGGCCGAGCTCGGACGCTTGCCGCTCATGCCTGGCATCCACTTGTCGGAGGAGATCGACAAGCTTCAGGGCCGCCTGAAGACGCTGAGAAGTGA
- the fabG gene encoding 3-oxoacyl-[acyl-carrier-protein] reductase: protein MQVDLDGAVALVTGAGRGIGRAIALALAAAGADVAVYDYSDEASCSAVVGEVMALGRRSMCLMGNVADEEQVSSCIEQVESELGPLSIVVNNAGITRDNVVMMMDAADFDAVIATHLRGTFLVSKAAARKMFRRRSGCIINLASVVGRRGNAGQANYAAAKAGVIGLTKSMAKELGPRGVRVNAIAPGYIDTPMTQALSEETRELIVSNTPLKCMGTTDDVAGAAVFLASPQARFITGVVLPVDGGLGI from the coding sequence GTGCAGGTCGATCTCGATGGTGCAGTGGCACTCGTAACAGGCGCAGGGCGGGGAATCGGTCGAGCGATTGCATTGGCGCTTGCTGCGGCGGGTGCCGACGTGGCTGTTTACGACTACTCTGACGAGGCGTCATGCTCCGCCGTTGTCGGTGAGGTGATGGCCCTCGGGCGCAGGTCTATGTGTTTGATGGGCAACGTTGCCGATGAAGAGCAAGTCAGTTCTTGCATTGAGCAGGTTGAGTCTGAGCTGGGACCACTCAGCATTGTCGTCAACAACGCGGGCATCACGCGCGATAACGTTGTCATGATGATGGACGCTGCTGACTTCGATGCGGTGATCGCAACGCACTTACGCGGGACGTTTCTGGTGAGTAAGGCGGCGGCCCGCAAGATGTTCCGACGCCGCTCCGGATGCATCATCAACCTAGCCAGTGTTGTTGGGCGTCGCGGCAATGCGGGCCAGGCGAACTACGCGGCGGCGAAAGCGGGCGTTATCGGCCTCACCAAGTCGATGGCTAAGGAGCTCGGCCCGCGTGGTGTGCGAGTGAACGCTATCGCCCCGGGCTACATCGACACCCCCATGACACAGGCCCTTTCCGAGGAGACGAGGGAACTCATCGTCAGCAACACGCCCTTGAAGTGCATGGGCACGACCGACGACGTGGCCGGCGCGGCGGTCTTCCTCGCCTCACCTCAGGCGCGCTTCATCACGGGTGTCGTGCTGCCCGTCGACGGTGGCCTTGGGATCTAG
- a CDS encoding DUF255 domain-containing protein, with amino-acid sequence MSDPAELRFSPRPNRAHEIEWRTWSEDVFAEARRTSRPILLSLSAVWCHWCHVMDETTYSDPEVVTTINREFVPVRVDNDKHPDINRRYNMGGWPTTAFLTASGEVIAGATYVPPAQMLASLRRISDFFAANRDALTALTLVENPAVVDSEALSDVHALASSRRPSAPTRGHERPSRDLLLSLPDRVVATAVGAADPVYGGFGTLPKFPQTAVLELLDAYGRLHADDDLGRDAQAVVARSLRALVTSPIRDRIAGGFFRYATQRDWSAPHFEKMLEDNARIAYLLTGVCASRHGSKTLHAIDDELHDSVEQAAADTLDYLLLVLHRSSPPSFGGSQDADEAYYSRNAEDRRRHRAPSIDPTIIVDWNALAARALLRAAWQWNRVDMLASGLEVLDFLWQAARGAHPETVAHFLQQAEAPTDYIPLLVDQATLASALLDAYEATGQRHFRARAESLVDWSLEHLRAADGRMLDRFAAPDQSAGLLTHPAPAIEENALFTDTLWRLTSYAGAHHARIAERQAAAWDIAAAWETHVDGLGIAAAALASAVLRELSAPPHVRVVGPRQAGATQSLHLAALRAQHPFRTVQLLDPQDPEDAADLAAAGIVPMAEPAALVCRGETCSSPMTDTEQLSAALGTVV; translated from the coding sequence TTGAGCGACCCCGCTGAACTGCGCTTTTCTCCAAGGCCCAATCGTGCGCACGAGATCGAGTGGCGAACCTGGAGTGAGGATGTGTTCGCCGAAGCACGTCGGACGAGCCGGCCGATCCTGCTGTCGCTGTCGGCTGTGTGGTGTCATTGGTGCCACGTGATGGACGAGACGACCTACTCCGATCCGGAGGTCGTGACGACCATCAACCGTGAGTTTGTTCCTGTCCGGGTGGATAACGACAAGCACCCGGACATCAACCGACGGTACAACATGGGCGGCTGGCCCACGACCGCGTTTCTCACCGCCAGCGGCGAAGTCATCGCCGGAGCGACGTATGTCCCGCCCGCTCAGATGCTAGCCTCGCTGCGCCGCATCTCCGACTTCTTCGCCGCAAACCGCGACGCCCTCACTGCGCTCACGCTTGTCGAGAATCCCGCTGTCGTCGACAGCGAGGCGCTGTCAGACGTTCACGCTCTAGCTTCGTCGCGCCGGCCGAGTGCGCCCACGAGAGGCCATGAACGTCCGTCACGCGATTTGTTGCTGTCCCTTCCAGACCGAGTCGTGGCCACCGCGGTCGGCGCCGCCGATCCCGTCTACGGCGGCTTCGGCACTCTGCCCAAGTTCCCGCAGACAGCCGTTCTCGAGCTTCTGGACGCGTACGGAAGGCTGCATGCAGATGACGATCTCGGACGTGACGCGCAAGCGGTCGTAGCCAGGAGCTTGCGCGCCCTCGTCACATCTCCGATCCGCGATCGCATTGCTGGAGGCTTCTTCCGCTACGCAACGCAGCGCGATTGGTCGGCGCCCCATTTCGAGAAGATGCTGGAAGACAACGCGCGCATTGCCTACCTGCTCACCGGCGTATGTGCTTCACGACATGGAAGCAAGACACTCCACGCCATTGACGATGAACTCCACGATTCGGTCGAGCAGGCCGCCGCGGACACGCTGGACTACCTCCTCCTGGTGCTCCATCGGTCCTCACCGCCATCGTTTGGGGGCAGCCAGGACGCCGACGAGGCGTACTACAGCCGCAACGCCGAGGACCGGCGACGGCACCGGGCACCGTCCATCGACCCGACGATTATCGTCGACTGGAACGCGTTGGCCGCCCGCGCCCTCCTGAGGGCCGCGTGGCAGTGGAATCGAGTCGACATGCTCGCATCCGGTCTCGAAGTGCTCGACTTCCTGTGGCAGGCAGCGCGAGGCGCTCACCCGGAGACCGTCGCACACTTCCTCCAACAGGCGGAAGCGCCAACCGACTACATCCCGCTACTTGTCGATCAGGCGACCCTCGCCAGCGCCTTGCTAGACGCCTACGAGGCAACCGGGCAGCGGCACTTCCGAGCGCGAGCAGAGAGCCTTGTCGACTGGTCGCTGGAGCATCTCCGCGCCGCTGACGGACGAATGCTCGATCGCTTCGCAGCGCCGGATCAGAGCGCTGGACTCCTCACTCACCCGGCGCCGGCAATCGAGGAGAACGCGCTGTTCACCGACACTCTGTGGCGTCTCACGTCCTATGCAGGCGCCCATCACGCACGCATCGCTGAACGACAAGCAGCCGCCTGGGACATCGCTGCCGCCTGGGAAACCCATGTTGACGGACTCGGAATCGCGGCGGCCGCGTTGGCGTCGGCTGTCCTGCGCGAGCTTAGCGCCCCGCCACACGTGCGCGTCGTGGGTCCGCGCCAAGCCGGCGCCACGCAATCACTGCATCTGGCCGCTCTTCGAGCACAGCATCCCTTTCGCACGGTGCAGTTGCTCGACCCGCAGGATCCGGAAGACGCCGCCGACCTCGCGGCAGCCGGCATCGTGCCGATGGCCGAGCCAGCAGCGTTGGTCTGTCGTGGCGAGACTTGCTCGTCACCCATGACCGACACCGAGCAGTTGTCGGCTGCACTAGGTACCGTCGTCTAG
- the fabF gene encoding beta-ketoacyl-ACP synthase II — protein sequence MTHSTRVVITGLGLISPLGNELDTFWRRLVAGESGVREITRFDTSAYRVRIAAEVSDFVAEDYIDKRQVRRLDLFSRYAVAAASKAAADAGYDPRSESTRVGAVMGSGVGGMQTLQSEIERLMERGPDRVNPLVVPMMIPNMAAAHVSLELGLKGPVSATATACAAGSDAIGYAARMIRSGDADVMFAGGSEAPICPIGLAGFAAARALSTRNDDPVNASRPFDAGRDGFVMGEGAGCLVLESLEHATLRGARIYAELAGAGMSCDAYHMTLPDETGLSQARAMTAALAQAGIEPSVVDYINAHGTSTEAGDVAETRAIKAAFGDHARRVAISSNKSMLGHCLGASGAIEAIATVLTITNGVIPPTINLTNPGPECDLDYVPLVARSQRVDVATSNSFGFGGHDVTLVFRRFDA from the coding sequence ATGACACACTCGACCAGGGTCGTCATCACCGGGCTCGGTCTCATCTCGCCGCTTGGCAACGAACTCGATACGTTCTGGCGGAGGTTGGTCGCGGGCGAGTCTGGGGTCCGCGAGATCACGCGCTTCGATACTTCGGCGTACCGCGTGCGGATTGCGGCGGAGGTCAGCGATTTTGTCGCCGAGGACTACATCGACAAGCGTCAGGTGCGTCGTCTCGATCTCTTCAGTCGGTACGCCGTCGCGGCGGCGAGTAAGGCTGCCGCCGATGCCGGCTACGATCCGCGTTCGGAGTCAACGCGTGTCGGCGCAGTAATGGGCAGTGGCGTCGGGGGGATGCAGACGCTTCAGTCCGAGATTGAACGGCTGATGGAGAGGGGCCCTGACCGGGTCAATCCTCTCGTTGTCCCGATGATGATTCCGAATATGGCGGCGGCGCACGTATCCCTCGAATTGGGCCTCAAGGGCCCCGTAAGCGCAACGGCCACGGCCTGCGCCGCCGGTTCGGACGCGATTGGGTACGCCGCGAGGATGATTCGCAGCGGCGATGCTGACGTCATGTTCGCTGGGGGGAGCGAGGCCCCGATCTGTCCGATTGGCCTCGCTGGTTTCGCCGCGGCTCGGGCGTTGTCGACACGGAACGACGACCCCGTTAACGCCTCCCGACCCTTTGACGCAGGCCGAGACGGTTTCGTGATGGGAGAGGGCGCAGGTTGCCTTGTGCTAGAGAGTCTCGAACACGCGACGTTGCGAGGTGCTCGAATCTACGCCGAGCTGGCGGGGGCCGGGATGAGTTGCGACGCGTATCACATGACTCTGCCGGACGAGACCGGCCTCTCGCAGGCGCGGGCCATGACGGCGGCGTTGGCACAGGCCGGAATCGAGCCCTCGGTCGTCGACTACATCAACGCCCACGGGACCTCCACAGAGGCGGGGGATGTCGCTGAGACTCGGGCGATCAAGGCCGCTTTCGGTGATCACGCGCGCAGGGTAGCCATTTCGTCCAACAAGTCGATGCTTGGCCATTGCCTGGGTGCGTCTGGGGCCATCGAGGCCATCGCGACCGTGCTGACAATAACCAACGGCGTGATCCCGCCGACAATAAACCTTACGAACCCGGGTCCAGAGTGCGATCTGGACTACGTGCCGCTGGTGGCACGTAGTCAGCGGGTCGATGTTGCAACCAGCAACAGCTTCGGATTCGGTGGCCACGACGTCACGCTCGTGTTTCGTCGCTTCGACGCCTGA
- a CDS encoding toxic anion resistance protein — MSDDLQPQALARTPDGLPPLDTSKVDELSAAIDVTDAQAVLSFGLPAQSRIAGFADSLLSDVRNKDAGLGGEALTDLLGKVRELDVDALGAGGKSRLPLFGRFANTFDRFASRYQKVASSIDRIVDALERSRMALLKDITVLDKMFELNLDYIRQLDLYIAAGEKTLRELSTSKIPALEAAVAASEDVMAAQQLADLRQAAGRFERRIHDLKLTRMVAIQTAPQIRLIQSNDQNLVEKIQTSILTTLPLWKNQIVIAISLYRQQNAVELQKQVTDTTNELLAKNAELLRTGSAKVARETERGVVDIETLRKVNTDLVATLEETIRIQDEGRSKRREAEAEITRLQADLRHKLIELRAQEPGLGTSAPPTLKG; from the coding sequence ATGAGCGATGACCTCCAGCCGCAGGCCCTTGCCCGGACGCCCGACGGACTCCCGCCTCTCGACACAAGCAAGGTCGACGAGTTGTCCGCAGCAATAGACGTGACCGATGCCCAGGCTGTCCTCAGTTTTGGACTGCCGGCGCAGAGCCGCATCGCAGGCTTCGCGGACTCGCTCCTGAGCGATGTCCGCAACAAAGACGCGGGGCTCGGTGGCGAGGCGCTCACAGACCTCCTCGGGAAGGTTCGCGAGCTGGATGTCGATGCCCTCGGCGCCGGCGGGAAGTCGCGACTGCCGCTCTTCGGACGGTTCGCCAACACCTTCGACCGTTTCGCATCCCGCTACCAGAAAGTGGCCAGCAGCATCGACCGCATCGTCGATGCCCTCGAGCGTTCACGCATGGCCCTGCTCAAAGACATAACGGTTCTCGACAAGATGTTCGAGCTGAATCTCGACTACATCCGCCAGCTCGACCTCTACATTGCCGCCGGCGAGAAGACCCTGCGGGAGCTGTCGACATCCAAGATCCCTGCGCTCGAAGCCGCCGTTGCCGCAAGCGAGGATGTGATGGCTGCGCAGCAGCTTGCAGACCTCCGGCAGGCTGCAGGCCGTTTCGAGCGCAGGATCCACGACCTCAAGCTCACGCGCATGGTCGCCATCCAGACGGCGCCGCAGATCCGTCTCATCCAGAGCAATGATCAGAACCTGGTGGAAAAGATCCAGACTTCGATCCTGACGACGCTGCCCCTGTGGAAGAACCAGATTGTGATCGCCATCAGCCTCTACCGACAGCAAAACGCTGTGGAGCTTCAGAAGCAGGTGACGGATACGACCAACGAGCTACTGGCAAAGAACGCCGAACTGCTCCGCACAGGCTCGGCAAAGGTCGCTCGGGAGACCGAACGCGGCGTGGTCGACATAGAGACGTTGCGCAAGGTGAACACCGATCTCGTCGCGACACTGGAAGAGACAATCCGCATTCAGGACGAGGGCCGCTCCAAGCGCCGCGAGGCGGAGGCCGAGATCACCCGACTCCAGGCCGACCTGCGCCATAAGCTCATCGAGCTGCGAGCTCAGGAACCAGGGCTGGGCACCAGCGCGCCACCGACACTCAAGGGCTAA
- a CDS encoding 5-bromo-4-chloroindolyl phosphate hydrolysis family protein codes for MQQLAPQTHALATVDTPPPTARRARFRWWWRHSLWIAWTFTGGLANWLAFVYIGVRARHLPWALAGFAYLLPLVATILAIGTPYLQIAIAVQFVVSAISVANALYWRPYYRAIMFGDASPRSLPAPPQPPPLLAASERPALPKGIDEAAAEVLRPARAQIDTLLEHASAIGKADIRDEVVALCRTADQIVGELAKHPHKVAAARSFLTYYLDAAARIVDGYVYLLRRDSSAPEITKTVARAEDSLRVVQQAFDRQLAGVLEDRALDLDSEIELLERTVRNDTMYTQTGEQT; via the coding sequence TGGTGGCGGCATTCGCTCTGGATCGCGTGGACCTTCACAGGCGGACTCGCGAACTGGCTCGCCTTCGTCTACATCGGCGTGCGTGCTCGGCACCTGCCGTGGGCGCTCGCGGGGTTTGCCTACCTACTGCCGCTGGTCGCAACAATCCTCGCGATCGGCACGCCGTATCTTCAGATCGCAATCGCCGTGCAGTTCGTGGTCTCGGCCATCAGCGTCGCCAATGCCCTCTACTGGCGCCCGTACTACCGGGCAATCATGTTTGGCGACGCGTCGCCGCGCTCGCTGCCGGCACCGCCACAGCCTCCCCCTCTCCTCGCGGCCAGCGAACGACCCGCCTTGCCGAAGGGCATCGACGAAGCCGCCGCGGAGGTGTTGCGACCTGCACGTGCCCAGATCGATACTCTCCTCGAGCACGCGTCGGCAATCGGAAAGGCGGATATCCGAGATGAGGTCGTCGCTCTCTGCCGCACAGCGGACCAGATTGTCGGAGAGCTCGCCAAGCACCCGCACAAAGTCGCGGCGGCAAGGAGCTTCCTGACCTACTACCTCGATGCCGCCGCACGAATTGTCGACGGTTACGTCTATCTGTTGCGGCGGGACTCATCCGCGCCCGAAATCACCAAGACTGTCGCGCGTGCGGAAGACTCGCTGCGCGTCGTGCAGCAGGCTTTCGATCGCCAGCTGGCAGGGGTCCTGGAGGACCGCGCCCTCGATCTTGACAGCGAGATCGAGCTTCTCGAGCGAACGGTTCGCAACGACACGATGTACACCCAAACAGGGGAGCAGACATGA
- a CDS encoding glutathione S-transferase N-terminal domain-containing protein → MLTLYHVEWCPSCHTVRQVLTELGLAYTSVNVPYARDDRAEVIAVSGQASVPVLLDGDRVLSDTSAIVAHLRASYARPNDAAEHARAGAWRFSAQLSVSPTAAASQLRTLLEQRGFRILSETAGPDINETMSRDYVILAAVLPLVAAAVVDSDSRAPGGVLVPLSIAPTAAGGSTVAAADPVGQVWLFANAPLRKTVAVAKRHLAEIFASL, encoded by the coding sequence ATGCTCACGCTCTACCATGTCGAGTGGTGTCCGTCATGCCACACTGTTCGTCAGGTGCTGACCGAGCTCGGCCTTGCCTACACCTCGGTCAACGTCCCGTACGCGCGTGACGATCGCGCGGAGGTCATCGCAGTCTCCGGCCAGGCCAGTGTTCCGGTCTTGCTGGATGGCGACCGCGTTCTCTCTGACACATCGGCAATAGTCGCGCATCTTCGTGCGAGCTACGCAAGACCGAACGATGCAGCCGAGCACGCCCGGGCCGGCGCTTGGCGGTTTTCCGCTCAACTCTCCGTCTCGCCGACTGCCGCCGCCAGCCAACTGCGCACCCTGCTCGAGCAGCGCGGCTTTCGCATACTCAGCGAGACCGCGGGGCCGGACATCAACGAGACCATGTCTCGAGACTACGTCATCCTCGCCGCCGTGTTGCCGCTCGTCGCTGCCGCCGTCGTCGACAGCGATTCCCGCGCTCCAGGCGGTGTGCTCGTGCCGTTGTCGATTGCGCCGACTGCGGCAGGCGGAAGCACAGTGGCGGCCGCGGACCCGGTGGGCCAGGTATGGCTCTTCGCGAATGCACCCCTGCGCAAGACAGTTGCAGTCGCGAAGCGCCACCTCGCCGAGATCTTCGCCTCGCTCTGA
- a CDS encoding ABC transporter permease, translating into MRVIVKLAWVELKLFLREPTTLVFTFAFPVVLLFVMGEIFGGPRFQSDSGMFTGLAPLDYYVPAYIALACMSVGIIMLPARLTSYRSGGVLRRFRASLVPVSAVLGSQVLAGLALATVGALLVWLFGDLVYDVRLPASPLQVAAAFLISVAAFSAMGTLIGAVLRSARAAQGAGLMLFFVMLFLSGAGPPVEVMSDTMSRIADFLPLTYAVNALQDAWNGRAWDVRDYLVLGGIALVAGWLSLRLYGWD; encoded by the coding sequence GTGAGGGTCATCGTCAAGCTCGCGTGGGTTGAGCTCAAGCTCTTCTTGCGGGAGCCCACGACGCTCGTGTTCACATTCGCGTTTCCCGTGGTGCTCCTGTTTGTGATGGGCGAGATCTTCGGTGGCCCCAGATTTCAGTCGGACAGCGGAATGTTCACAGGACTCGCGCCGCTTGACTACTATGTTCCCGCGTACATCGCGTTGGCGTGCATGTCGGTCGGCATCATCATGCTGCCAGCGCGACTCACGAGCTACCGATCGGGCGGAGTGCTGCGGCGCTTCCGAGCTTCGTTGGTGCCGGTGAGCGCCGTGCTCGGGTCGCAAGTACTGGCCGGTCTTGCTCTCGCCACCGTCGGAGCGTTGCTGGTGTGGCTCTTCGGCGATCTGGTGTACGACGTGCGTCTGCCGGCATCGCCACTGCAGGTGGCGGCGGCGTTTCTGATCAGCGTGGCCGCTTTCTCTGCGATGGGCACTCTGATCGGCGCCGTGTTGCGCTCGGCCCGCGCAGCGCAAGGCGCTGGACTCATGCTGTTCTTCGTCATGCTGTTTCTCTCTGGCGCTGGTCCCCCGGTCGAGGTGATGAGCGACACAATGTCGCGCATCGCGGACTTCTTGCCTCTGACCTATGCGGTGAACGCCCTCCAGGACGCGTGGAACGGCCGCGCCTGGGATGTGCGGGACTACCTCGTTCTCGGAGGCATCGCACTTGTTGCAGGCTGGCTGAGTCTTCGCCTCTACGGCTGGGACTGA
- a CDS encoding ABC transporter ATP-binding protein, with the protein MPPVIVCDHLHKRYRHVAAVVDASFEVERGEIFGLLGSNGAGKTTTVECVQGLRPPTSGRIEVLGKDPLTHAAALRGRIGCQLQESRLPDHLRVWEALDLFAGLTSRAPDWRVLLQQWGLEDKRNASFGSLSGGQRQRLFIALALVSEPEVVFLDEMTTGLDPAARRIAWELIEQVRDRGTTVVLVTHFMDEAERLCDRVAVVDAGRVVAIDTPRGLVAKHSPWERVIFSSDAPDMDWLLDVPGAERLTRRGRRTVVEGDGPLLVLTAAALANHGIYPADLRVEEPRLEDVFLRLTGHLVED; encoded by the coding sequence ATGCCGCCGGTTATCGTCTGCGATCATCTGCACAAGCGATACCGTCATGTGGCGGCGGTCGTCGATGCCAGCTTCGAGGTCGAGCGCGGCGAGATCTTCGGGCTCCTAGGATCCAATGGCGCTGGGAAGACGACGACGGTCGAGTGTGTTCAGGGCCTGCGTCCTCCAACGTCAGGTCGGATCGAAGTACTCGGCAAGGATCCCTTGACACACGCCGCCGCGCTGCGCGGGCGGATCGGTTGTCAACTCCAAGAATCGCGGCTCCCCGACCACCTTCGTGTGTGGGAGGCGCTAGATCTGTTCGCCGGCCTTACGTCGCGAGCGCCTGACTGGCGTGTTCTTCTGCAGCAGTGGGGTCTCGAGGACAAGCGGAACGCCTCATTCGGAAGCCTTTCGGGCGGCCAGCGGCAACGGCTCTTCATTGCGCTGGCTCTCGTCAGTGAGCCCGAGGTCGTGTTCCTCGACGAGATGACGACCGGTCTGGATCCGGCTGCCCGGCGGATCGCTTGGGAGCTCATCGAGCAGGTTCGCGATCGCGGGACTACAGTGGTTCTTGTAACCCACTTCATGGACGAGGCGGAACGGCTTTGCGATCGTGTGGCCGTTGTCGACGCAGGTCGGGTGGTGGCGATAGATACTCCTCGCGGGCTCGTCGCGAAGCACAGTCCCTGGGAGCGGGTGATCTTCTCCAGTGACGCGCCGGATATGGATTGGCTTCTTGACGTTCCGGGGGCAGAGCGACTGACAAGACGTGGCCGGCGCACGGTCGTCGAGGGCGACGGCCCCCTCCTCGTCCTAACGGCTGCGGCTCTGGCGAATCACGGCATCTACCCGGCGGATCTTCGTGTGGAGGAGCCACGCCTGGAGGACGTCTTCCTCAGGCTCACCGGCCATCTCGTCGAGGATTAG
- a CDS encoding acetyl-CoA carboxylase carboxyltransferase subunit alpha: protein MPGIHLSEEIDKLQGRLKTLRSEGRQRDLWATIELARHKDRPHTSDYISYFIDGFEELKGDRLRADDAAILGGLGWFHGRAVVVVGHQKGRGLEEQTLHSFGMARPDGYRKAQRLFALAERHRLPIITLIDTPGANPGVAAEEGGQARAIAETMLSMARLTVPVIATVIGEGGSGGALALAVADRVLMLENATYSVITPEGCAAILWRDAAFAPQAAEALRPTAAQLVPLGVVDRVVNEPRGGAHLHPKETAARLSEALDEMLTELEGAAPESRRAQRRERFRRLGQWHDPDLVAGNLSPFGGFAAG from the coding sequence ATGCCTGGCATCCACTTGTCGGAGGAGATCGACAAGCTTCAGGGCCGCCTGAAGACGCTGAGAAGTGAGGGTCGGCAGCGCGATCTGTGGGCAACGATCGAACTCGCTCGTCACAAAGACCGTCCGCATACGAGCGACTACATCTCGTATTTCATTGATGGCTTCGAGGAACTTAAGGGCGATCGACTGCGTGCCGATGACGCGGCGATTCTCGGCGGGCTGGGTTGGTTTCATGGCCGCGCCGTGGTTGTGGTCGGCCATCAGAAGGGTCGCGGCCTTGAGGAACAGACCTTGCACAGTTTCGGAATGGCGCGCCCAGACGGCTATCGCAAGGCGCAGCGTCTGTTCGCGCTTGCGGAACGTCACCGCCTACCGATCATCACTCTCATCGATACTCCGGGCGCAAACCCTGGCGTCGCGGCGGAAGAGGGTGGGCAGGCGCGTGCAATCGCCGAGACGATGCTGAGCATGGCCAGACTGACTGTGCCGGTGATCGCGACCGTCATCGGTGAGGGAGGTTCTGGTGGAGCCCTTGCGTTGGCCGTGGCGGACCGGGTTCTCATGCTGGAGAACGCTACGTACTCCGTGATCACGCCCGAGGGGTGTGCGGCGATCCTGTGGCGCGACGCGGCGTTCGCTCCACAAGCCGCGGAGGCGCTGCGTCCGACGGCCGCTCAGCTTGTGCCGCTAGGGGTTGTCGACCGCGTCGTCAATGAGCCGCGCGGCGGCGCTCACCTTCACCCCAAGGAGACCGCCGCGCGGCTCTCCGAGGCGCTCGACGAGATGCTGACTGAACTGGAGGGCGCCGCGCCGGAGAGTCGCAGAGCTCAGCGGCGCGAGCGTTTCCGGAGACTTGGGCAGTGGCACGATCCAGACCTCGTCGCCGGAAATCTGTCGCCATTCGGCGGCTTTGCTGCGGGCTGA